Proteins found in one Thalassophryne amazonica chromosome 1, fThaAma1.1, whole genome shotgun sequence genomic segment:
- the nhlh2 gene encoding helix-loop-helix protein 2, producing the protein MMLSPDQTETDLSWAQSDPEMMLNGLKSAGCASDEPAEGEDKARCKAEQPLSREEKRRRRRATAKYRSAHATRERIRVEAFNVAFAELRKLLPTLPPDKKLSKIEILRLAICYISYLNHVLDV; encoded by the coding sequence ATGATGCTGAGTCCGGACCAGACTGAGACGGACCTGTCCTGGGCTCAGTCGGACCCGGAGATGATGCTTAACGGCCTCAAGTCGGCCGGCTGCGCCTCTGATGAGCCGGCGGAGGGCGAGGACAAGGCCAGATGTAAAGCGGAGCAGCCCCTGAGCCgggaggagaagaggaggaggaggagggccaCGGCGAAGTACCGCTCGGCCCACGCCACCAGGGAGAGGATCCGCGTGGAGGCGTTCAACGTGGCCTTCGCGGAGCTGCGGAAACTCCTCCCCACCTTACCCCCGGACAAAAAACTGTCCAAGATCGAAATCCTCAGACTGGCTATATGCTACATCTCTTATCTCAATCATGTGCTGGATGtgtaa